Proteins encoded in a region of the Syntrophorhabdales bacterium genome:
- the dapF gene encoding diaminopimelate epimerase has translation MELFDFYKMSASGNDFIMIDNREKVVDRSFPDVRQFVVKVCRRCLSVGADGLILIEKSATVDFSWRFYNADGSEADMCGNGGRCAARFAFVNGIAGKKMAFETLAGVMKAEILDEHVKLQLTTPRDLKLDYPVALEHRELFVSSVNTGVPHVILLTDDIEHAPVEELGRVLRYHKEFSPQGTNVDFVTVVDRKNVKLRTYERGVEGETLACGTGAVAASVVLKAKGLTGENVNLLTRGGEILRVTVGDEVYLEGDARIIYTGKLMPEAIN, from the coding sequence ATGGAGCTGTTTGATTTTTACAAGATGAGTGCCAGCGGCAATGACTTTATCATGATCGACAACAGGGAGAAGGTCGTGGATCGCTCCTTTCCTGACGTGCGGCAATTTGTGGTAAAGGTGTGCCGGCGTTGCCTTTCGGTAGGTGCCGACGGCCTGATACTGATAGAGAAGTCAGCTACAGTCGATTTCTCATGGCGGTTCTACAACGCGGACGGCTCCGAAGCCGACATGTGCGGCAATGGCGGCCGTTGTGCAGCACGTTTCGCATTTGTGAACGGGATAGCCGGGAAGAAGATGGCCTTTGAAACATTAGCAGGTGTCATGAAGGCCGAAATACTGGATGAGCACGTTAAGCTTCAACTGACGACACCCAGAGACCTCAAGCTGGATTACCCCGTTGCGTTGGAGCACAGGGAACTCTTTGTGAGCAGCGTCAACACAGGCGTCCCTCACGTGATCCTCCTGACCGACGACATCGAGCATGCGCCGGTAGAGGAACTGGGGAGAGTGCTTCGCTACCATAAAGAGTTTTCGCCCCAAGGTACCAATGTTGACTTCGTTACTGTCGTCGACCGGAAGAACGTCAAGCTGAGGACGTATGAAAGGGGCGTCGAGGGGGAGACCCTTGCATGCGGCACCGGCGCTGTCGCGGCTTCTGTGGTGCTGAAAGCAAAAGGACTAACCGGAGAGAACGTGAACCTGCTGACGCGCGGAGGAGAAATACTTCGTGTAACCGTCGGCGACGAAGTCTATCTCGAAGGAGATGCACGAATAATATACACGGGAAAGCTGATGCCCGAAGCGATTAACTGA
- the dapA gene encoding 4-hydroxy-tetrahydrodipicolinate synthase, producing MDLKGVYTALITPFKEGALDEAGLKRMIEFQLRGGVDGIVPCGTTGEASTLSYEEHERVIELTVTFVNGKVPVIAGTGSNSTHETVDLTQKAKKLGSDMALLVAPYYNRPTQEGLYNHFKKVAEEVDIPIVLYNIPTRTGVNMLPELVARLAEIPNIVAIKEASGSLQQVSDIYRLTKGRFTILSGDDNVFLPMMALGARGVISVLSNILPEKMKMLSTVFLDEKNLDKARELHMELMPLFQAMFVEVNPVPVKESLYFMGLIEKELRLPLVPLSEKSREHLKSVLRDFGLLKRQ from the coding sequence ATGGATCTTAAGGGTGTCTACACTGCTCTCATTACACCGTTTAAAGAAGGCGCTCTCGACGAGGCAGGTCTCAAAAGAATGATCGAATTTCAGCTGCGGGGAGGCGTCGATGGGATCGTGCCCTGCGGTACCACGGGTGAGGCCTCCACCCTCTCTTACGAGGAACACGAAAGGGTTATAGAACTCACCGTTACGTTCGTTAACGGCAAGGTGCCGGTTATTGCGGGAACAGGCTCTAACAGCACGCATGAAACGGTCGATCTGACGCAAAAGGCTAAGAAGTTGGGTAGCGACATGGCTCTCCTCGTGGCGCCCTACTACAACCGCCCTACCCAGGAAGGACTGTACAACCATTTCAAGAAGGTCGCGGAGGAGGTTGACATCCCCATAGTGCTCTACAATATACCGACGAGAACGGGTGTAAACATGTTGCCCGAACTCGTTGCGAGGCTCGCTGAGATTCCGAACATCGTGGCCATCAAGGAAGCGTCCGGCTCTCTCCAGCAGGTCTCAGATATTTATCGGCTCACGAAAGGACGCTTCACGATATTGTCAGGGGACGACAACGTCTTTCTGCCCATGATGGCTCTGGGAGCGCGCGGCGTGATATCGGTGCTTTCCAATATTCTCCCGGAAAAAATGAAGATGCTCTCGACAGTTTTTCTCGATGAGAAGAATTTGGACAAGGCACGAGAACTTCACATGGAACTGATGCCGCTCTTTCAGGCTATGTTCGTCGAGGTGAATCCAGTCCCCGTAAAAGAGAGTCTCTATTTCATGGGGCTTATTGAGAAGGAATTAAGACTTCCCCTTGTCCCCCTTTCTGAAAAGAGCCGCGAGCACCTGAAGAGTGTGCTCCGCGACTTCGGATTACTGAAAAGACAGTGA